In the genome of Aspergillus luchuensis IFO 4308 DNA, chromosome 2, nearly complete sequence, one region contains:
- the sur2 gene encoding sphingosine hydroxylase (BUSCO:EOG09262V3O;~COG:I;~EggNog:ENOG410PFBV;~InterPro:IPR006694;~PFAM:PF04116;~TransMembrane:3 (o33-53i128-144o194-219i);~go_function: GO:0005506 - iron ion binding [Evidence IEA];~go_function: GO:0016491 - oxidoreductase activity [Evidence IEA];~go_process: GO:0008610 - lipid biosynthetic process [Evidence IEA];~go_process: GO:0055114 - oxidation-reduction process [Evidence IEA]) has product MATNASVVFDLPPLPTYTLTPRPPVLAPIPDNILALILPIVAYWALSMVYHFIDVNDYFPQYRLHTPAEVLKRNRVTRWEVVRDVLLQQVVQTIAGMAVSYFDEPECLGKEAYDVAVWARRLRLMQRGLPHLLALFGIDAMGLGKNLSHKGWGMLGGAIAGGHYPQFTQSLILDSGAEAVVPAFTNWELSTAGFIYWFFVPALQFIWGVCVVDTWQYFLHRAMHLNRWLYVTFHSRHHRLYVPYAFGALYNHPVEGFLLDTAGTGVAFLTARMSTRQSMWFFTFSTIKTVDDHCGYAFPWDPLQHFTSNNAAYHDIHHQSWGIKTNFSQPFFTIWDRWFGTQWKGDVKLRYERSRESAQKQLDNDASSATNSGADTPASGSVTPAAVPQEGPAESTRSRRRKTVTLSPHVDGFRSVNHPVASSVL; this is encoded by the exons ATGGCTACCAACGCGTCGGTCGTCTTTgacctcccccctcttccgaCCTATACCTTGACTCCCCGCCCGCCGGTTCTTGCTCCGATCCCAGACAATATCCTCGCTTTGATCTTACCCATCGTTGCTTACTGGGCCTTGTCCATGGTATATCACTTTATTGATGTCAACGATTACTTCCCTCAATACCGCCTACACACCCCCGCTGAGGTGCTGAAACGAAACCGAGTCACGCGCTGGGAAGTAGTGAGAGATGTTTTGCTCCAGCAAGTAGTCCAGACGATCGCGGGCATGGCAGTGAGCTATTTCGATGAGCCCGAATGTTTGGGTAAAGAAGCATATGATGTGGCAGTTTGGGCTCGCCGTCTTCGCCTCATGCAAAGGGGCCTGCCTCATCTGCTGGCTCTCTTTGGTATTGATGCTATGGGTTTAGGGAAGAATCTGTCGCATAAGGGCTGGGGAATGCTTGGAGGCGCCATTGCAGGCGGGCATTACCCACAATTTACCCAGTCCCTTATTCTGGATAGTGGCGCAGAAGCGGTGGTCCCTGCTTTCACCAACTGGGAACTTTCTACGGCTGGTTTCATCTACTGGTTCTTCGTCCCCGCGTTGCAGTTCATCTGGGGCGTTTGCGTCGTCGATACCTGGCAGTACTTCCTGCACCGCGCGATGCATTTGAACCGGTGGCTTTATG TGACCTTCCACTCCCGCCACCATCGTTTATATGTTCCCTATGCTTTCGGCGCTCTCTACAACCATCCCGTTGAAGGATTCCTTCTCGATACTGCTGGCACTGGCGTCGCATTCTTGACAGCCCGGATGTCGACTCGCCAGAGCATGTGGTTCTTCACCTTTTCTACCATCAAAACCGTTGACGATCACTGCGGCTATGCTTTCCCCTGGGATCCGCTGCAGCATTTCACATCCAACAATGCCGCTTACCATGACATTCACCACCAAAGCTGGGGAATCAAGACGAACTTTTCGCAGCCTTTCTTCACAATCTGGGATCGTTGGTTCGGTACTCAGTGGAAGGGCGATGTGAAGTTACGTTACGAACGTTCCCGTGAATCTGCTCAGAAGCAGCTTGACAACGATGCTAGCTCCGCCACCAATTCGGGTGCTGATACTCCGGCATCCGGAAGTGTCACTCCTGCAGCTGTTCCCCAAGAAGGACCGGCAGAGTCCACTCGCTCTCGCCGCAGAAAGACCGTCACGCTTTCCCCTCATGTCGATGGTTTCCGAAGCGTAAACCACCCCGTCGCCAGCAGCGTCCTATAG
- a CDS encoding translationally-controlled tumor protein (BUSCO:EOG09264U81;~COG:D,Z;~EggNog:ENOG410PWYN;~InterPro:IPR011323,IPR034737,IPR011057,IPR018103, IPR018105;~PFAM:PF00838) yields MIIYTDIVSGDEVLADTYKIQEDPESKLLWTCDCRKYLKKKNEDFELEGANPSAEGGDEDAGGEGEAVMVHDIEDQFRLNWLKTEEGMKPSKDAFKGHLKTYMKKVLARLTETGASKETIDEFKAGAPAAVKKILANYDNYDVLMGQSMDGDAMHILIDFREDGVTPFATLWKHGLQEVKV; encoded by the exons ATGATCATCTACACG GATATCGTCTCCGGCGACGAGGTTCTCGCCGACACCTACAAGATCCAGGAGGACCCCGAGAGCAAGCTCCTCTGGACCTGCGACTGCCGCAAGTacctcaagaagaagaacgaggaCTTCGAGCTCGAGGGTGCCAACCCCTCCGCTGAgggcggtgatgaggatgccggtggtgagggtgaggccGTCATGGTCCACGACATTGAGGACCAGTTCCGTCTCAACTGGCTCAAGACCGAGGAGGGCATGAAGCCCTCCAAGGATGCCTTCAAGGGTCACCTCAAGA CCTACATGAAGAAGGTCCTTGCCAGACTGACCGAGACTGGTGCCTCCAAGGAGACCATCGATGAGTTCAAGGCCGGTGCTCCCGCTGCCgtcaagaagatccttgCCAACTACGACAACTACGATGTCCTGATGGGTCAGTCCATGGACGGCGATGCTAT GCACATCCTGATTGACTTCCGTGAGGACGGTGTCACCCCCTTCGCTACCCTCTGGAAGCACGGTCTCCAGGAGGTCAAGGTCTAA